The Helicobacter canis genomic sequence GCCAGCATTGCCTCATCGCCCACCCCACTCCTTGGCGGATCGATAAGAATATGCGAGAAGCTAAAAGCCCTTATATCAACCCTCTTTAAGCGGAAAAACTCTCGCTCAAAGCGCAATGCACTCATAGTCTCCGCCCCGCTTAAGCGCACACTTGTGATATTGCTAATGCCATTTAGTGCCGCATTTTGCGCGATATGTGCGCTAGCTTTTTTCACTACTTCTGTTACTAGCACCTTATCAAAGCACTCTGCCAAAGCGATAGAGAAATTCCCATCGCCTCCATACATCTCTAGCAAGTCTTCACGCTCGTGGGAGGAGATAGCGTGCTTGACAAAAGAGAGCATACAGGCATTCATATAGGCATTTGGCTGGCAGAATTGCCCCTCTTTGCGCAGATATGTGTAGGGCTTATCGCACACTTGCACGACATCAGTGGCATAGTCTCTTATCTGCTCGCCTTGTGGCGTGATACAAAGCCGCTCATTTTTACTACGAGCAATCAGGCTAATGCGCCCTAGTCGCGCTTGTGTCTCTTTGCTCTGGGAGAGATCGCGCCTAAGTGCAAGAAGCAGATCAAGTGCTGCTTGCTCAAAGGCAAGATCCAAATGCTTGTGGTAGATTAGACTTATCACGACATCACTATGCTGGTGTGTATCTTTGACTATGGTGTGTAAGAGTGCAGAGTGGCTAGCGATTAGCACACTGGATTCTAGAGTGCTAGATTTGGGCGGTAATGCCCCTAGTGTGCTAAAGCGCGAGCCTAGCACTTCTATGGCATAGAGTTTGTGGCTTAGGACCGATACGCGCTCAAGTAGTGGCAATAATGCGTGCAAGACATCTTGCAAAGCAGGCAAGAGAATGGGGCAGTGAGCAATGGGGATATGCGTGTTTTTGCTTTTTGCACTCATTGATAAAAAAAGCTTAGGCAAGCTAGTAGAATCTAACCCAAAAGAATCCGCCAAATCCCTAGAATCCGCATTTGTAGATTTTATATTAGGAGCTTTTTTATAGATACGAAACTCCCCCCTAGATCGATACCCAGAATCTGGCGAAGCATAGATATGTAGTGCGCTCTCTTGTAGTTTTGCCCCAAGTCGCTCATATATATCTCGCACTTTTTTCTCTAAGCTGTGATTAGCTTCACACCCACCACACACACCCACCACAGGACAAACCATAGACCACCTATATCAACAATTTTGCGATCAAGCCCAGAATCCACTAAGCCAAAGCGCAATGATACATTAAGCTTGGTATTGTGTAAAGACTATGGCGTGGGATTTGTATGGATCTAGCCTAGTGGGGCAAAGGCTAGCGAGATGGTGATAGGATCTGTCTTTGCGCTAGAATCCACTTTTTCACTTACGGCTGTTGCATTGTCATTGCGAGCGGATTTATCCGCGTGGCAATCCGCCTCCGCGCTAGAATCCACTTTTTTACATTGTGTGGATTCTAGGCTTGCTTTGAAGCTCCATTGCTTATGCTGCCACTCTTTTTCTAGCTTTTTTGTCCGCTCGCATTGTGGGTAGATAAGCACCACGCGGACATTTTTAGACTCTAGGCGATATTTGCTCGCATACGCCCACATTTGATAGAGATCGCCTTGTGAGATTCCGTATTTTTTCTCATCAGTGCTGCTATTTGGGATTTTCCACTTGGTATCAGCGATGATGATCGCTGCGCCTTTCTTAGCGCGCATTATAATATCAGGCATTAAGCAAAAAATCTTTTTACCCCCTTCATCGCATAGGAGATATTTGCTGCTCTCTTGGGTTGTTATGCGCAAGTCTTTGTCGGCGCATTGTTTGAGCCAAAAACTCACAAAAGATTCAAATAATTTTTCCATTGGGAAGACAAATGCCACTGCCTTGTCGCTACCGCTATATGGGCTAAACGCCCGCTGCTCTAGGAATACTCTGCACCATAAAAGGATTGTCTCATACTCTTTGGCACGGCTCATCGTAGCAGAGTGCGTGAAATCGCGCTGGATATTCTCACTCGGGCTAATATCGGCGAAAATAAAGCGCATAGTATCAAGCCGCGATCGTGTGCTAGGGTGCAGGCTTAGGCAGGCTAGGAGGCGCAGGGTGGATTGTATCAGGCGGTTTGGGGCGATGTCTTGCGTGTATTCATCGCTGCTGGTGTAAAACCGCTCTTTGTGGATAAAATTTTGCGCGATGTGGTCCTTGAACTCTAGCTTGCCTTTGAGAAACGCCCTATTTTGCGCGATACAGAGATAATCACTCTTTAGCCCCGCTCGCACTAATCGCTCGCATTCATCGATAAACATACGCACGAAAATTTCTAGCAGAGGGAGGCGGAGCGTGTGGAGATTGGCTAGGTGATTGTGCTTAAAGGGCGTGTCTTTCAGCGTGGCAAGGCAGTTGAGCAAAATCGCTTTGGCGTGGCAAATAGCGCATAGGTGTTGCATAGGTGTTGGGAGGGTTTGCGGTGTTGTTTGTGTGGCGGTGGCTTGGTCTGTGGCTTGGGCGGTTTTAGCGGCGTTTTTCGTAGTTTTTGCGGTGATATGCTCGCTAAACTTGCTAAACGCTTC encodes the following:
- a CDS encoding tRNA (uridine(54)-C5)-methyltransferase TrmA; this encodes MVCPVVGVCGGCEANHSLEKKVRDIYERLGAKLQESALHIYASPDSGYRSRGEFRIYKKAPNIKSTNADSRDLADSFGLDSTSLPKLFLSMSAKSKNTHIPIAHCPILLPALQDVLHALLPLLERVSVLSHKLYAIEVLGSRFSTLGALPPKSSTLESSVLIASHSALLHTIVKDTHQHSDVVISLIYHKHLDLAFEQAALDLLLALRRDLSQSKETQARLGRISLIARSKNERLCITPQGEQIRDYATDVVQVCDKPYTYLRKEGQFCQPNAYMNACMLSFVKHAISSHEREDLLEMYGGDGNFSIALAECFDKVLVTEVVKKASAHIAQNAALNGISNITSVRLSGAETMSALRFEREFFRLKRVDIRAFSFSHILIDPPRSGVGDEAMLAFIAGFSSIIYISCNPASLLEDLQVLLQTHSIENVALFDQFPHTHHLECALILRKQS
- a CDS encoding McrC family protein, giving the protein MPTLYIAEYQSFGALEIEQALDSSKVKDTKATAQKIFNELKDFASDEKHSDFLAHKTKHTLKAKNYVGTIQTKSGFCVEILPKTFAAERITQCQKVDSSAEVDRDQKVDSREMQCKHTYRFEREKIFEAFSKFSEHITAKTTKNAAKTAQATDQATATQTTPQTLPTPMQHLCAICHAKAILLNCLATLKDTPFKHNHLANLHTLRLPLLEIFVRMFIDECERLVRAGLKSDYLCIAQNRAFLKGKLEFKDHIAQNFIHKERFYTSSDEYTQDIAPNRLIQSTLRLLACLSLHPSTRSRLDTMRFIFADISPSENIQRDFTHSATMSRAKEYETILLWCRVFLEQRAFSPYSGSDKAVAFVFPMEKLFESFVSFWLKQCADKDLRITTQESSKYLLCDEGGKKIFCLMPDIIMRAKKGAAIIIADTKWKIPNSSTDEKKYGISQGDLYQMWAYASKYRLESKNVRVVLIYPQCERTKKLEKEWQHKQWSFKASLESTQCKKVDSSAEADCHADKSARNDNATAVSEKVDSSAKTDPITISLAFAPLG